Proteins from a single region of Tautonia marina:
- a CDS encoding RNA polymerase sigma factor, which yields MNETTFADLIAQAKAGDEQALNTLLNEFEPDVRLAVRRQLPRLLRAQFDSMDFVQLVWASVFAGDGVDPSRFENQQHLRAYLSGVAWNKVHEEYRRRTRTQKYNLRREEPLYIRRGNRDEPRDVPSADPTPSQNLQEQECMDQLTAGRSGWETEALRLRSEGLTFDEIAQRVGVNERSVRRLIDDARQRMEQRQWR from the coding sequence ATGAACGAGACCACCTTCGCCGACCTCATCGCCCAGGCCAAAGCCGGCGACGAGCAAGCCCTCAACACCTTGCTGAACGAGTTCGAGCCCGATGTCCGGCTCGCCGTCCGTCGGCAGTTACCTCGCCTCCTGCGCGCTCAGTTCGATTCCATGGACTTCGTGCAACTGGTCTGGGCCAGTGTCTTCGCGGGAGACGGGGTCGATCCGTCCCGGTTCGAAAACCAGCAGCATCTGCGGGCCTACCTCAGCGGGGTGGCCTGGAACAAGGTTCACGAGGAGTACCGGCGCCGCACCCGGACTCAGAAATACAACCTTCGACGCGAAGAGCCGCTCTACATCCGCCGCGGCAATCGCGACGAACCCCGAGACGTTCCCTCGGCCGACCCGACCCCCAGCCAGAACCTTCAGGAACAGGAGTGCATGGACCAGCTCACCGCCGGACGGTCGGGCTGGGAAACCGAAGCCCTCCGCCTGCGCAGCGAGGGGCTGACCTTCGACGAAATCGCCCAGCGTGTCGGTGTCAATGAACGCTCGGTGCGTCGGCTCATTGACGATGCCCGGCAGCGCATGGAGCAACGGCAATGGCGATGA
- a CDS encoding protein kinase domain-containing protein, which yields MAMMPTPGRPPRPLDSNSDLLSSEARRELDRLRVWAAPSASNAVSGAVSTVSHALETLLEDFTRRWEQGEHPRAEQFFDRLPPGDPETRLELIYHEFCLQASSGHQPSVEDFVGRFPEYRDRLLRLIALHDVLPTISFGQGQATSPLKPGDEVGPYRLLREMGRGGFAHVYLAADAELEDRLLVLKVTDRPSAEHRYLARAPHPHIVPILRERITDDGLQLIFMPFVGGATLGEVLQESRRRSRRPERGLDLLADLDLCSAPEYTAATPVRPARELLASLSYAGAVAWVIARLAEALDHAYQRGVIHGDLKPSNILIGGDGQPMLFDFNLSTDWQPAAHSRSSGEMGGTLAYMAPERLRALASPETASPPCPSACHQADVYALGLILREALTGVPPSVPLPDESPRSGRALAALLAADRAAGDPSARRQLVSIPPGLRAILRRCLEPDPTRRYRLASQLAADLDCWRSGLPLLHTTPPLWVELSRWLHYHQRPFLAAACCICLGLIASVAAAKVQEDQTESKRQLTTTQNALNEAERQAYFRFVSDPESSAHSIYTYRSSGMTPPEGRIDFAERLLDAYGLMGASNDHDFWNSEPILRLDEPHRSDARALILEQALRYGIELSRSRYAPFPDDRRRAVEVLDRILRHHSLEPLETTARLLRSQLGLPTNPPRPSPTSVPPRWLLSYLQGVRAEALRPDEASAMGISTDQIGFAVAITHYSNALLDRDDLYWPRVRLAASAYQIGNFATARHSYQRCLDLHPESALLWLGLGSSEYHLGSEDESVTHSRQAVEIEPRWQTGWQALATLGARLKRWDLVEESVQQVRLGSVRGAREPWRRLRLDLSVITDGAVANTTGIDPDTLPVILAREADDDLTEIGLRASVARSLLNEGRTQDAIDQFSRILAVEPAHVYSRFCRAIGLQRAWRSAEAIEDYRIAVDDPNFDSFLQQQPTALIAYVLLSAEQFRQGHSEEAIRLATIASDYAGEFGHYRGEGHYARARAFAAAADDDLTYLSKAADELALARTYSPGFIERIFYSDTAFDGKRAELAGRIGGIEF from the coding sequence ATGGCGATGATGCCGACCCCCGGCCGCCCTCCCCGACCGCTCGACTCGAATTCCGACCTGCTTTCCTCCGAAGCCAGGCGAGAACTCGACCGCCTGCGTGTCTGGGCCGCTCCTTCGGCCTCCAACGCCGTGTCTGGGGCCGTCTCGACCGTCAGCCATGCGCTCGAAACGCTGCTCGAAGACTTCACCCGACGCTGGGAGCAGGGCGAACACCCCCGCGCCGAGCAGTTCTTCGACCGCCTTCCTCCTGGTGATCCCGAAACACGCCTGGAGCTGATCTACCACGAGTTCTGCCTGCAAGCGTCGTCCGGGCACCAACCATCGGTCGAGGACTTCGTCGGCCGATTCCCCGAGTACCGCGATCGGTTGCTCCGACTGATCGCGCTGCACGATGTGCTGCCAACGATCTCGTTCGGTCAGGGCCAGGCCACCAGCCCCTTGAAGCCCGGCGATGAGGTCGGCCCGTATCGCCTTCTGCGCGAGATGGGCCGCGGCGGCTTTGCTCACGTCTACCTGGCCGCCGATGCCGAGCTGGAAGACCGCTTGCTTGTCCTGAAGGTCACCGACCGCCCGTCGGCCGAACACCGATACCTCGCCCGAGCCCCGCACCCTCACATTGTTCCGATTCTCCGGGAACGGATCACCGACGACGGCTTGCAACTGATCTTCATGCCCTTTGTCGGTGGGGCAACTCTCGGCGAGGTTCTCCAGGAAAGCCGTCGACGCAGTCGAAGGCCGGAACGTGGCCTCGACCTCCTGGCCGATCTCGACCTCTGCTCGGCCCCCGAATACACCGCGGCCACTCCTGTCCGACCCGCCCGAGAATTGCTCGCCTCGCTCAGTTATGCTGGAGCCGTCGCCTGGGTGATCGCTCGCCTGGCTGAGGCGCTCGACCACGCTTACCAGCGCGGCGTGATCCACGGTGACCTGAAGCCCTCGAACATCCTGATCGGGGGCGACGGCCAGCCGATGCTCTTTGACTTCAACCTCTCGACCGACTGGCAACCGGCCGCTCATTCTCGATCCTCGGGAGAGATGGGCGGGACCCTCGCCTACATGGCTCCCGAGCGTCTCCGAGCGCTGGCCAGCCCCGAAACCGCCTCCCCCCCCTGCCCCTCCGCCTGCCACCAGGCCGACGTTTATGCCCTTGGCCTGATCCTCCGCGAGGCGCTCACGGGCGTCCCTCCGTCGGTCCCCTTGCCCGACGAATCTCCTCGATCGGGCCGCGCGCTGGCTGCATTGCTCGCCGCCGATCGCGCCGCCGGCGACCCCTCCGCCCGCCGCCAGCTTGTCTCGATCCCCCCTGGCCTTCGGGCCATCCTCCGCCGCTGCCTCGAACCCGACCCGACGCGCCGATACCGCCTGGCCTCTCAGCTCGCCGCCGACCTCGATTGCTGGCGATCGGGCCTCCCCCTGCTCCACACCACCCCTCCACTCTGGGTCGAACTCTCTCGCTGGCTCCACTACCACCAACGCCCCTTCCTCGCCGCGGCCTGCTGCATCTGTCTCGGCCTGATCGCCTCCGTCGCCGCGGCCAAGGTTCAGGAAGACCAGACCGAGTCGAAACGGCAACTGACCACCACGCAGAACGCCCTGAACGAGGCCGAGCGTCAAGCCTATTTCCGATTTGTGTCCGATCCCGAGTCCAGTGCCCATTCGATCTACACGTATCGATCTTCCGGGATGACTCCTCCGGAAGGTCGCATTGATTTCGCGGAACGGTTGCTCGACGCATACGGGCTCATGGGCGCTAGCAACGACCACGATTTCTGGAACTCCGAACCGATTCTCCGGCTCGACGAACCGCACCGCTCAGACGCCCGCGCTCTCATTCTTGAACAGGCGCTTCGCTACGGAATCGAGCTTTCCCGATCTCGCTACGCCCCCTTCCCCGACGATCGCCGTCGCGCGGTCGAGGTCCTTGACCGAATCCTCCGACATCATTCACTCGAACCCCTGGAGACGACGGCCCGACTCCTTCGTTCTCAACTTGGACTTCCGACCAATCCTCCCCGCCCATCGCCCACGAGCGTTCCTCCCCGCTGGCTTCTCAGCTACCTCCAGGGCGTCCGCGCCGAAGCTCTTCGCCCCGACGAGGCCTCGGCCATGGGAATCTCGACCGATCAGATCGGCTTCGCTGTCGCCATCACCCACTACTCCAACGCCCTGCTCGACCGCGACGACCTTTACTGGCCCCGCGTCCGACTCGCCGCCTCGGCCTATCAGATCGGCAACTTCGCAACCGCCCGCCATTCGTACCAACGCTGCCTCGACCTCCATCCTGAATCCGCCTTGCTCTGGCTGGGTCTGGGATCGAGCGAGTACCATCTCGGCTCCGAAGACGAATCGGTCACACACAGTCGTCAAGCCGTTGAAATTGAGCCTCGATGGCAGACCGGCTGGCAGGCTCTTGCGACCCTTGGCGCCCGACTGAAGCGATGGGACCTCGTGGAAGAATCTGTTCAACAGGTCCGCCTTGGATCGGTGCGCGGGGCACGAGAGCCCTGGAGACGCCTCCGACTCGACCTTTCGGTGATTACCGACGGGGCAGTTGCAAATACGACTGGAATCGACCCCGACACCCTTCCAGTCATTCTTGCCCGCGAAGCCGACGATGACTTGACCGAAATCGGCCTCCGAGCAAGCGTCGCTCGAAGCCTACTTAATGAAGGCAGAACCCAGGACGCGATCGACCAGTTCTCCCGGATCCTCGCGGTTGAACCCGCTCACGTCTATTCTCGATTTTGTCGGGCGATCGGGCTTCAACGAGCCTGGCGCTCCGCTGAAGCAATTGAAGATTACCGAATTGCAGTTGATGACCCGAATTTTGATTCCTTCCTTCAGCAACAGCCGACAGCGTTGATCGCCTACGTTCTTCTCTCGGCCGAGCAATTTCGTCAGGGTCATTCAGAAGAGGCCATTCGACTGGCAACAATCGCTTCAGATTATGCAGGGGAGTTCGGCCATTATCGGGGAGAAGGGCATTATGCTCGTGCCAGAGCGTTCGCTGCCGCAGCCGACGATGACCTGACCTATCTCAGTAAAGCAGCCGACGAACTTGCCTTGGCCAGAACTTATAGTCCCGGCTTCATCGAGAGAATCTTCTATTCAGACACGGCATTCGATGGGAAACGGGCTGAACTCGCCGGGCGAATCGGCGGAATCGAATTCTGA
- a CDS encoding heavy metal translocating P-type ATPase: protein MERQARCTLKVKGLDCPSEVPPIRSALDGAPGVSSLDINPPEGTVAVDFDPAVTNPSELAGRVSRIAGMATEPLNEALAITPSSDDPDEAARPWFGHWGWTTVSGLSLLVGASADWAAWLGWMSDRTGTLLVVAMVGYAVAILAGIVELLPKAWRALRRLHLGIHLLMTLAIGGAVLLGEWGEAATVAFLFGLAEALEAQSLSRARRAVRSLLAVAPDTAELIDPDGSTRVIPAEQVTPGRRVRVRAGERVPIDGRVLAGRSAIDQKSITGESVPVDKEIGDEVFAGTVNGDGALEVEATKPLRDSVLSRTMTLVREAQSRRMPLERSIERFSAVYTPIAVGLAVALMLVPPLLLQATGQSADWREWIMRGLVVLVVACPCALVIGTPVAVVSALASAARKGVLVKGGQFLEAIGRLRVLAFDKTGTLTLGDPSVVEVVPKAPEGADRMLRIAAALGDHGGHVLGRAIARHARDQHLTVPSATDYRAEAGLGASGMVEASRYHIGSHRYVDQAGLCEASFHASIDNAAQEPGTAVVLSTTDGPLGWIRLADRPRPEAAAVLADLSRLGIHSVMLTGDNSATAAAIARELGLTDHRANLLPADKAQAVQDLDAQHGPTGMVGDGVNDAPALAEARVSVSLGGIASASALEVADIVLMADDLRGLPWLVRHSRRTLAIIRQNIALAIGIKVLVLFLAAVGLADLWMAIAADVGTTLVVVANAMRLLHPGDRD, encoded by the coding sequence ATGGAGCGGCAGGCTCGCTGCACCTTGAAGGTCAAGGGGCTCGATTGCCCCAGCGAGGTGCCACCGATCCGGTCTGCCCTGGATGGAGCCCCAGGCGTCTCCTCCCTCGACATCAACCCGCCCGAGGGAACCGTCGCCGTCGACTTCGACCCGGCCGTGACCAACCCGAGCGAACTGGCCGGGCGCGTCTCCCGGATCGCCGGCATGGCGACCGAACCCCTGAACGAGGCGCTGGCGATCACCCCGTCGAGCGACGACCCAGACGAGGCCGCCCGTCCCTGGTTCGGTCACTGGGGGTGGACCACCGTTTCCGGCCTCTCGCTTCTTGTCGGAGCCTCGGCTGACTGGGCCGCATGGCTCGGGTGGATGTCGGATCGAACCGGCACGCTTCTCGTCGTGGCGATGGTCGGCTACGCCGTCGCCATCCTGGCAGGCATCGTCGAACTGCTCCCGAAAGCCTGGCGGGCCTTGCGACGCCTCCACCTCGGCATCCACCTGTTGATGACGCTGGCCATCGGCGGCGCGGTCTTGCTGGGAGAATGGGGAGAGGCCGCCACCGTTGCCTTTCTGTTCGGCCTGGCCGAGGCGCTCGAAGCCCAGAGCCTCTCCCGAGCCCGCCGCGCCGTGCGATCGTTGCTCGCCGTCGCGCCCGATACCGCCGAGCTGATCGACCCCGATGGATCGACCCGAGTCATTCCCGCCGAGCAGGTTACGCCAGGCCGCCGGGTCCGCGTCCGGGCCGGAGAGCGCGTGCCGATCGACGGCCGGGTTCTCGCTGGTCGCTCGGCCATCGACCAGAAGTCGATCACCGGGGAATCCGTCCCTGTCGACAAGGAAATCGGTGACGAGGTCTTCGCCGGCACCGTCAACGGCGACGGCGCGCTGGAGGTCGAGGCGACCAAACCCCTGCGCGATTCGGTCCTCTCTCGAACGATGACCCTCGTCCGAGAGGCTCAGTCCCGTCGCATGCCCCTCGAACGGAGCATCGAACGCTTCTCTGCCGTCTACACCCCGATTGCGGTCGGCCTGGCCGTGGCCTTGATGCTCGTTCCGCCGCTCCTCCTGCAAGCCACCGGCCAGTCGGCCGACTGGCGGGAATGGATTATGAGGGGCCTGGTTGTCCTGGTCGTCGCCTGCCCGTGCGCCCTGGTCATCGGCACGCCGGTGGCCGTCGTCAGTGCCCTGGCGAGTGCGGCGCGGAAGGGGGTGCTGGTCAAAGGAGGGCAGTTCCTCGAAGCGATCGGGCGGCTCCGGGTCCTGGCGTTCGACAAGACAGGGACCTTGACCCTGGGTGATCCGAGCGTCGTTGAGGTCGTTCCCAAGGCCCCCGAGGGGGCCGACCGGATGCTCCGCATCGCCGCGGCGCTCGGCGATCACGGCGGCCACGTCCTCGGCCGGGCCATCGCCAGGCACGCCCGCGACCAGCACCTGACCGTCCCCTCGGCCACCGACTACCGGGCCGAGGCCGGGCTAGGTGCCAGCGGCATGGTCGAGGCATCTCGGTATCACATCGGCAGCCATCGCTATGTCGATCAGGCCGGGCTCTGCGAGGCGTCGTTTCACGCCTCGATCGACAACGCCGCCCAGGAGCCGGGAACCGCCGTCGTCCTCTCCACGACCGACGGCCCGCTCGGCTGGATTCGCCTGGCCGATCGCCCCCGGCCCGAGGCCGCCGCCGTGCTCGCCGATCTCTCTCGCCTCGGCATTCATTCCGTCATGCTCACGGGCGATAACTCAGCGACCGCCGCCGCCATTGCCCGAGAGCTTGGCCTGACCGACCATCGCGCCAATCTGCTTCCCGCCGATAAGGCCCAGGCCGTTCAGGATCTCGACGCCCAGCACGGCCCGACCGGAATGGTCGGCGATGGTGTGAACGACGCCCCCGCCCTGGCCGAGGCCCGCGTCAGCGTCTCGCTCGGCGGCATTGCCAGTGCTTCGGCCCTGGAAGTCGCCGACATCGTCCTGATGGCCGACGACCTGCGCGGCCTCCCCTGGCTCGTCCGCCACAGCCGACGAACCCTGGCGATCATCCGTCAGAACATCGCCCTGGCCATCGGCATCAAGGTGCTCGTCCTCTTCCTCGCCGCCGTCGGCCTGGCCGACCTCTGGATGGCCATTGCCGCCGACGTTGGCACGACCCTTGTCGTCGTAGCCAACGCCATGCGGCTCCTCCATCCCGGTGATCGAGACTGA
- a CDS encoding 3-keto-disaccharide hydrolase codes for MAMLLQSLTVSLVMLASPAMVEEDGFRVIFDGKTLDGWKQVGPGSFEKVEDGDGFKTVGGMGLLYYEKETFGDCVIRVVYKVGDDRDNAGVYIRIAEEPDDPWYAVHNGYEVQIVDRGSPLSQTGAIYSFAEAKKIESRPGEWNTMKITLDGEVIAVSVNGEPVSRFDPTSDPIPPPRNDIDPKRQPRKTRGYIGLQNHGDDDLVYFKEVSVKPLKAD; via the coding sequence ATGGCAATGCTTCTTCAATCGCTGACGGTTTCTTTGGTGATGCTGGCCTCGCCAGCGATGGTCGAGGAGGACGGGTTCCGGGTGATCTTCGACGGCAAGACGCTCGACGGCTGGAAGCAGGTCGGCCCCGGATCGTTCGAGAAGGTGGAAGACGGGGACGGGTTCAAGACCGTCGGCGGCATGGGGCTGCTCTACTATGAGAAGGAGACGTTCGGCGACTGCGTGATTCGGGTCGTGTACAAGGTGGGAGACGACCGGGATAACGCGGGAGTCTACATCCGGATCGCCGAGGAGCCGGATGACCCGTGGTACGCCGTGCACAACGGCTACGAGGTGCAGATCGTCGATCGAGGAAGCCCGCTGAGCCAGACGGGGGCGATCTATTCGTTTGCCGAGGCGAAGAAAATCGAGTCGAGGCCCGGCGAGTGGAACACGATGAAAATCACGCTCGACGGCGAGGTGATTGCCGTTTCGGTCAACGGCGAGCCGGTTTCGCGGTTCGACCCGACGAGCGACCCGATTCCGCCGCCTCGGAACGACATCGACCCCAAACGTCAGCCGAGGAAGACCCGAGGCTACATTGGCCTTCAGAACCACGGCGACGACGATCTGGTGTACTTCAAGGAAGTGAGCGTCAAGCCGCTCAAGGCCGACTGA